In Trichoplusia ni isolate ovarian cell line Hi5 chromosome 13, tn1, whole genome shotgun sequence, the genomic window GTCTGTTGATGTGCAGTGGGATCATGAGAACATCTGTACTGTTTCACAAAAAATAGGAATCACGAAACTGGTAGCTTAACTCCATCAAAAAGAGAAGAATAAGACGTTGTTTCCAACAGGGATTCATAAAGAGGGAATGATTTTAGTAAGAAATAGCAGGACCAAGGATATGACTTCAATTTCATATGAACTAATTGAAACTAATATATCTGATTGTATTGGCGATTTATCAACTAACATTATTGCATTAGTTACCTAGACAGACCCGTAACGAACAATGAACTACGATAAGTGTTCaggatttttatgtaaatattgttgtattgaAGATAGGGTATCTATTCAGTATGTAATTATGTGTCAAGTTAGTCTTTCATGCCGTGTTGTATGATGATTACTTaaacctttattatttaaatctttttttgacAACCTGTAAAAGTAATAGGTACATGGACTAACTATGCTTGGAGAAAAAAGGCGCCACAAGTCTTTCCAGTAAAACCAACCATACTTTTTCCTATTTTCACAAACCAGTCTGGAAGGAACGATTTCGCAAGCTACTGCGACCAAACCAGATTTACATGGACTTCCTGCGCTTTGGGGTGGAGTCGTACCGGACTGCTATCAACTGAAACCGATAAGCGTTTCTACGATCCTATGTGCCGCGGGCTAGGAGGGAAGGATTAATAAAACCTTTGCCGAAATTTACtattataagtaaatgttttattaaatggaAATAATACCGTGACAAAACATCTACATGCTACAAGGCTAAATATTGAAATGCGTGAAGTAAACTTATTAATACAGAATACTACGGATACAGGCACCGATATAATTGGAGAATAACTCTAGAAAGTTGTTAATGCCGATGTAAactaaaagtaataacattCCACATATTTATTGCTAATTCATATGTAACGAGACTATTTTGCTTCTTGTTTAATGTAATCAATTTTAGGTATACTTTCGCCAACAttcaatgaataaatttaaaaagtatttcttacaGAAAGTAAGTAAGTAATCGCCAGAATGGTAATATGTTGACGACTGTTAAAGTATTTACGGTCAGCTAAAACTTTACGTGAATGTCGATTTGTCGGTTAGTTATACTACAGACCAAAGCCGGGATAATCGtgtttaaaaattcaatattacatGGTTTAAGGTCCGCTCCGGACCTAGGTACTTTTCTGTGCCTAGTCCATAATTATGATACTAAAATTTTTACCACTTGACATtgtggaataaaataaagtaggtgTGTCTTGTGCTCTTTTTCGTATGGCTGATGTAAAACCTGGCTAAATATGTCATAATAAGGAATAAGTAACCTGTAGAAATGTGGTGTCTCGCTCGTTTCTGTCAGTACTCTGATGCCGGTGAGTGAGATGGCGATGGTGACCTCGCTCTGGTTGAGCTGGTCGCGCGCGCTGAACATCTCCTGGCCGTAGCCGCGTAGCTGCTGGCACGTCGTGATAAACCCCTCTTCCGCTTGCGCCTGCGatacaaattacacatataGGAGTAAGAACAAATggaaattcaaataaagtaaaCTCGTAAGAGACATAAAAGAATAAGTTGATATTGATGACATTTACAACGATGTAGCTATAGCGGGAATATAGAAAATAGTATAATTTCACGAGTCTTCGGCCAGAAGGATTCCATTAGGtcagataatatattttcgttGATTAATTTTAAGGATTCGAAAACATTCGTCTCATATTTGAAGAGTGAGGTTCTGTCGATCGGAAAAATTGACCACGGATTTCAAACGAGATTTTTACCTCACTGAATTTACATTGATGATGGATCATCGGGTAAATAAGCCtttgtaaaacgaaaaaaaatagatcTTGATACAGAAAGAAAGGAATTTATCAAGATTTTGTTGTATGCAAATGCAAAATTCGTCAATCTAACtagtaacattattaaaaaagtacgcACACTAGTGGTGTACTATGTAGGCGTCACTCTGAGGTGTGAAGAATTGATTCCATTCACATTTGGTACCACGCACtcgtatattaatttaatagtactCCAGTGTACGTGAAGCGTACTCCTTAGGCTTGGTAGTGTGGCCAATTGACAGTTCAAGCATACCCGAGGACCTactagtaatttatttaagtaaaactctTGGAAATGTTGAAGTGAGATGGTGCTCTAAGCCGCGTTGATGCTGTCTCACTTCAAGAACTGATACAGCCTTACTAAATGTGGTGGTGCTGTGTTTATTATAGCCTTCACTCAATGAAGACCATGTCCATTGTACATTTCAGTAGTACGATACTGTTTGTAGTCTGACCCGATCTTCGGTTTTTTTAGCATAACAGATGATTGcgtatttgattaattaatttattacatagtTTTCTATCAgcaagtaaacaaaatatttttttagtggttttgcttaattaaagaaaattgctTAGGTAAACATTATGCAGCTATCTTAATGATTACTTCGTGGTCGTCTGGTGCAGTGCAGCAGTTCCTTTGTCTTATAACACAAGATTCAATGTCTCTGAATTACTTATATATTACAGACCTCTGACACCAAAcatacatttgtttaaaaacctaGCAGGTCGTATTCtttcattgtttaattaacGCTCAGTTTTCCCGCCATTTATAAACACTAGCGTATGAGATCGTTATCGCGCTAACAAGACATGGTGATATTTTAAAAGGCGTATTACAAAGGTGTTGGCTGACAAGTGTTATCAATTATACATAATGATTACATTACAGATAACGCGAACACTTcacaacatattttctttttgtaacacTTTAGCGGCTTGCCTGCAACTTGTTTGTTGAGAGACATTGATTTTTCAGATGCCTTGGTGatattctacataatatattacgaGCAGTCGCCCGCAGCTCTGTCTGCGTGGATGTTACGTTTATCATTGTTTAGgatgattctttatttttttaataaaagtgtaaCAAAACTTCGTACATCCACACAAGCTTTCGAGTTTAGGATATTACAGTAGGATTAGAGATTGCGTTTccatttatgatttttttacaaaccaACCGTGATGATTGCTACTACGACTGTAACATTCctcaaatttcaaaatttgttgtttAGAATTTACCCGTACGGAAATTCTCTTTCGAAGTTCCAGTGTCTGCAATTGTTCATCGTACAATCAAAACAATTTCTGAATTAGAAACTTCTAAGTATCATGTAGCATTTACTAATTCGTTCAGCTCTTACGAACTGAACATGTCATTAAACCAAACAGCTTGGAACACAAGTAGGAAGCAGGTTTAACGAGGTATAGTTGTTGACAATCGAATGCAATGGCAAAGAAAACTTCACTTTCATCCGCTAATTAATGCGTTCATGGCTTTGCAACGCAGAGTATTTCTTCTTGCTTATTAAAGAGATTACAGTTTTTGATGTTCCAGCGATTGCTTTGGAAAATTGTTTGCATTAAGATTTAAGACATCGTTATTTTGTcgttttggtaaatattttacaatagttTACAAAACTAAAGAACGTTCTGTCGCCtcacgaatttattaattaaaatagtttccatACTTTGATTAAGATCATTGATCGAAATTATCTTCGCTGTAGCTAGACAGGAACAGATTTTGAACAAAAGTTATACTGATCGATAACTTATACAGAGTTTAAGAGGGATTTTATGAAGAAATGGGTTGACTTCTTAACAAAAAGGTTTCTTGACGTGCTTTAGTTTAATACGTGCGATGcgcaaaaatgattatttttttatcctaacTAATAACTTTTATGAAGAAAGGATACGCCTTTAATTTATACCATGATTTAGTTTCTTTGTTACCTTTTCGTGGTTAAGCTGCTTAACCAATTTCGGCGACATTTAATACTCCAAAAAAGGACATAGGCTGCTTTATGTCGCGTAGACTCCCACGCGGGCCAAAACCTAGTTAGTTGTTACGAACGTTATCTCACCATCAATATTAACAAAGTTATTTCAGAAACATTATTAAAGTTCTGACTCCTGTCCGTAGATAACTCTGCAACAGTCAGTAACAGTAAAAGTTCCATTCCAAGTATACTGATTAAATTAACTTGTAAacagttataaataatgtattctcGGCGTGTCCCTGACAGTTTTACAAACTGTCTTAATTGGATTATAATGTTATTCTGCACAGATTACACAGTCGCATTCCTTTGTATTGTTTACATCGTGATTTTTATCTCTGCCGCCTTATTTATATGGTTTAAATTAGTATAACAGGTAATTATagcatagatttatttttaaagtatgttatttctttacataaaagcTTACCAAgtcttttttatatgttaaaatgTGTGATAAgtcttctgtttattttatcattataatttaactttattaatgtaaatttattccattatgatttttttatttgtttacaaacattttacttgTTTATAATATGTGAACACAACTAAAAAAAACGATATACCTACTTctaattcaaaatacattttaactccATAATCATTAAACATACACCTTGTATTTCTTATGGGAAAATTTGGCTCACTATAAATGGTATAGCCATACAATAGAAGTGATACATCAGTTACAAGTTAAGTTTATAAATTGTAACTGAGATGTGACATGAGCATCCTCCCAACTGTTTCCCACACTTATCTCACTGCTGGGAACGTTTGTATCATGTATGATACCATTAAACAGTGtcttattaaacattattcaaTTTGTAACTGTCTGAAATAAATACAGATTAGGTACTCTATGTAAGATATTGTGTGTTTTTATCAACAGGATTAGCTTCTAAGTATAGGCTTAAAAGGACTAAAATAACTAGTCTTTTAGGCCTTCACAGCCTAATTCTTTAAGAAGGTTATTGGCTTTGTATTAGTATAATCCAAAAAGGATCAAGCACAGCTTAGTCAGATATAAAGGCAAATATTGAGATTTCTActgtttttttctctttctcaattgtttggttaataattaatgttttataataattatcaagaCATTAACATGTATAATTGGATAGTTATAACATACagatatatttagtaaaatttacCCAAAGGTCAACTTTGTGTATGTTTAAATGAGAatcatgtttataaataaggAGCACTGGCTGGCGAGCCACTGTCACTCACTATTTTTAGACCACCGCTCCAGTTATTTGTACATTTCTGATTGATAAACAGTTCatgataaatatatgtataagtatcgTAAAGTATGGTGGGAAGCATTTTGGATGTCACTGGAAAAAGTATTTGAACTAATAAGtaattcttaattttgaaaatattgtcagGCTTTTTATAATCTCTTTcatgaattaaattgaaaaaaaattaagtaaaatatctaaaaataccTGAGACATGTTGTGTAAGGCCATGTGGTGTTGTATAACAGCCTCAGTGAGCCCACTCCAGCCGGCCAGTCTCCGCCAGAGTGCTTCCATCAATAATTTGTCCACCATCTAGCATTTGTTTAGGAAATGTCAACAAATTCTTAAGGTATTCCACTGTGTGTCGCTCCCGGTCATGGTTTCCATACTCTGCTTGTCTACTGTACGACGCAAGCACCACAGCTTGCTGGCAATCACATATAATCCTGCCTTCTATCAGGTCATTCTTCAGTTGCAAGAAGTAATGGTACCTGGTGACCTCATCTGTGATCAAACTAGTGCCAGAGATGACGTAGTACATGACCCGCAGGTACAGCTGGTGAGAGGACGCGTACTTCTCGAGCTGGCGCTTGAGCGGCCTCTCGAGCTGCACCCAGCGCGGCTGCTGCGTGCGGTTGACATAACGCAGGCCGAACAGCTCCGGCTGCGTGATGGCCTGCCGCTGGCACACGTTGTCGAGGCACTCCTGCCCCGTGCTGTCCACCGACAGCGTGCAGTCCGCCACCCCGCCATCCAGCAGCTCCACACTTAtcacaaacaaactcttcgacGCAACATTGTACTGCCGCGTCTTCTTCAACTTCAACTTGAAAGGCATCTTCCGAAGCTACCCGCCACcaatttgcaataacatcacATAGGAAACAAACGTTACGTTTCGTTTATGGCTAAGGAATGTAGGAAACGATGCATCCGTTACGCGCGCCACATATTTATGACATTTCGTACTGAATTCGCGACGTAATACTGGTCACTTGAACTAATTAGTGTTTCAGTAGCGATGACGTTGATGTATCggcaaaaagcaataaaacttgTCGAGTAAACACATatgtattatgaaaataagaaattcacGTTCACAACATTGAAGCCATCGAGAAAGTGACAAGTGACATGACAGTTCATACAAGTGTTGCCATAATCAGATTCGAAAAAGCTACCTCTACTAATTgcaggaaaaaaaacaatttcttaataaaaaaaaaattatgtttgtattcaAAAGTCTTGTACATTATTAACGTTTTCGGGATAATATAAACAGCAACTCGCTCTTATTTGGCCATTTTCTTATCACTACACCATAAGTTGCGTTAACGCATAATAACATGTTAGTCACTGGTTTCTGTtctaataaatgattttgatttgatgaaCTGTTGCATATTACAATTAGAAtacttgtaacatttattttatcatttgaaatACACAAGGGACTTTCTAGAAAACCCCACTTTCTACTCTTTCTATAAATGGTACATAGGTtaacacaaagaaaaacaaacaaaaaacattattaaaaaaagtataatcgAACACCATCTAAAAATAACGAgtgtataataacataatatttagttaACTCTGACCCCACAACCGAAGTGATATGACTTTTCATGTGGTAGCTCGGCTCTGCTTCTCTTTATGCAGTTTGACCCAGTCCAGGGGCTCCCGAAGAACTTTGAGTAACTTCTCCTCCGGGGAATCCTCTTTCGGAACATGCATGTACTCCcatttctgtaaataaattcaataattagaAACGCGGTTTTCGAGAAGATCGTCCAATTAGAAAATTCGCGgttagaattgaaaaaaatatcatgttatCAAGTGTCTCTTAAGCACTTTTGTAATCTAAGGATGTCGTATGGGTAGATTTTGTTACTTTTgccttaaaaactaaaattactctAATTTAAAAACGCTTGCGCGATGAAAGTTGTGAGAATAAGAAATGATTTATCGCATTGTGTAGCTAGTCAACCGATACTAACAGCGTTAAGCGGCAGCGACATAAGGATGGACTCGTAGCGCGCCTCGGGCGTGTGCAGCCCGAACTTGGTGCCGCGGTCGTACATGAGGTTGAACTCCACGTAGCGCCCGCGCCGCAGCAGCTGCCACTGCCTCTCGCGGTAGCCGTACCCGTCTTCCTTATGCTTTTTAACTGtccataataaaaaatagtattacaTCCAGCTAAAACTGCAAGAGATCACGTACATAGTAGAAGTCTATCTGTTGCTTAAAATCGTTTTGATAGTTATCTTAGATCTGATGAATCCGGAAGTAAGCGAGATCGATTATTGTTCGATTAGCTTTTTCGGAACTTCTGGTGAAcgcaaaattaattttcgacGAACTCATAGGTGgatttaactattaattatatAGTTGCCACGTATTTTTTTCAGGCCAAAAACTGACGAttgcttcaaatattttttcaatacatgcctaaaaaaatatattttactgtatttaccAATAGGCAGATAACTAGGTATGACGGCTTCCGCACAAGATGTGACGAACTTGAAGGCGGACTGCTGGTCAGGCGTGTCCAGGTCATCAAAGAAGATGCCACCGAGGCCGCGCCGCTCGCCCCGGTGCGGGATAGAGAAATAATCGTCACACCATTTCTTATATCTggaatacattttgttttccacGTTATTTTCTTGTGTAAAATAGTAGGAATCTGTCGGGGCAAATAAGGCGAACCGTTCAGCTAACATGACATGTACTTATAAGACATAACGGTTATTTCCAAATTCAAAGTTAAATTGGATGGAATGTTGCCAGTTTCGTAAAATAGAATTTCTACCAAATCGGTttagttaaatatgttttagaaatTGGCAGAGGTGAAATAAATTGGATgacatttagaaatattttcacacTTACTAGCAACGGGTTCAAGATCATGAGCAACGTTAGACACGATAAGGGTTAAAAAACGACAAGTCATTTCTGTAAcacctgaaataaaacaaaacgcaaaaagaacaaaattacaataaaaaaatatccgatATACAATTCCAATGATCAGAATTGATGTCTAAAATCATTTGGGACAAGGATAAAAGATCATCAAAGATATCTTCTTCAAGTAATATCCTATTTCGTAAACCTCGTTATTAAATTTTAGCACAAAATGGCTACCAACTcgtatgtttataataatatgaatagatTTGTCA contains:
- the LOC113500284 gene encoding oxygen-dependent coproporphyrinogen-III oxidase-like, with the protein product MYSRYKKWCDDYFSIPHRGERRGLGGIFFDDLDTPDQQSAFKFVTSCAEAVIPSYLPIVKKHKEDGYGYRERQWQLLRRGRYVEFNLMYDRGTKFGLHTPEARYESILMSLPLNAKWEYMHVPKEDSPEEKLLKVLREPLDWVKLHKEKQSRATT